The sequence GTTTCCGAACGTCTTCAATACCGTGTTCCCGGGATCGCTGCAACCCGGCGATCCAGCCACGACGGTGGACGCGAACGGCCTGGGTACGTTTACGTACAACGGCGCCGTGGGGCTGACCCCCGACGTGGATGCCAACAATGGAAGTGGGACCGCGGGTGCCCCCTTGGATGGACACGTGGATCCCCGCCCCATCGAGGATATCGGGGTGATGAATGGCAACATCCCGGCGCCGTTAATGGCGATTGATGAGGATGACGAGTTCTTCCTTACCCTGACCAACGTGGGCATGATCATGCGGCCGGACCTGTTCGAGCAGCACACGGTCCACTTCCACGGCTACCCCAACGCTTCGTCGTTCTACGACGGTGTGCCGGACGCCTCGGTGGCCATCAACATTGGCGGCAGCTTCACGTATTACTACCTGGCGCCGGATGCGGGAACGTATTTCTGGCACTGCCACATCACGCCTCCCGAACACTTGCAGATGGGCATGGTCGGGCAGATCTATGTGCGGCCTCGGCAGAACCGGGTTCCGGTCGGTCAGGGCCTGTATGCCGGGCTCCAGCAACAGCAACTGGACCTGCGCACGGCGTGCAATCCCAACACCGATATCCTGTGTACCAATCCCCTGCCAGCCTCGAACAGCGTCAATCAAAGCATCGATCCACTAACGGGCCAGCCCTACAAGTATGCTTACAACGACGGCGACGGCTCGACCCGATACGACGTTGAGTATCCCATCCAGATCCACGGCTTCGACCCCAACTTCCACTTCGTCGGCATGACCTTCAACCCGGAAGGTTTTGCTGACATGAAAGACAAGTACTTCCTGCTGAACGGGCGGAGCTACCCCGACACGATCGCGCCTTCTCCGATGTTTGAAGCTGATTCGACGAAGAGGATGCAGGCACCGGCGACGGATGGAGTCAACCACTTCTCGCAGCCGTTGTCTGCGCTCGTCAACATCCCGGCTGGCGGAAGGGCTCTGCTGCGGCTTTCCGACCTGGACGTTCAGGAACATCAGACCTTGGCCTCGCTGGGAATTCCGATGACGGTCATTGCGATCAATGCCAAGTTACTGCGGGATCAGGCGGGAAACAACCTCTACTACAACACCAACTCGATCACGTTGGGCGGCGGCGAGTCGCTGGACGTGATTCTGGATGCGAGCGATACAAGCAAGTATCCGTCAGGCAGCGTGTTCTATCTCTACACTCCCAATCTTGACCACCTGTCAAATGACGCCGAGAACTTTGGCGGGCTGATGACGGAAGTTCATATCAATTAGGAGAGCAGCAATGAGGCCGATGAATATGAAGAAAACAAATTCGATGACACGGCTGCTTCTGGCGCCGATGGTGGCGTTGTTGCTGACGGCGACGGCGGCCTACGCTGCGGCTCCCGGCATTACAGGTGGCGCAGGAGCGACAGCCACTTTCAACTTGACGGCGCAACCGGCTTACCTCAGTCAGCCGGACGGGGCGGCGGTTTACTCCTGGGGATACGGCTGCAACGGCGCGCCCAGCGGCTATGCTCCAGCCGCTATCACCGGCGCCTTCTGCAACCCCATGCAGGTTCCCGGCCCCACGCTGATCGTCACGGAAGGACAGACGGTCACGGTGCGCCTGACGAACAGTCTCCCCGCTGCGGCCGGCAACACATCGATTCTGTTTCCCGGCTTTGTGCTGCAAGCGTTTACAGACGGCGTGGCAGGCCTGTTGACGCAAGAGGCTGCTCCCGGTCAGACCGTGACCTACCGATTCACGGCCTCGTCGCCGGGGACACGCGCCTATTACAGCGGAACGCAAGGCGACCTGCAGGTGGAGATGGGCCTGTACGGCGCCATCATTGTGCTCCCAGCCAGCGTGCCCAGCGAATGCACGTCCGGGCTGCGGGCTGCAAATCTGGCCGTGGAAGCCCTTTGGCATGAAGCTGATTACCGGCTGGCACCGGCCGCCTACGACCATCCCAAGAGCTGCTATGACCGGGAATACATGTTCCAGTTCTCCGAGATGGACCCGCGCATTCACCGCCAGGCAGAAGAGCAGGTTCTGGCAAAGGTTGGCTGCACGGCTGGGGCTCCGGGATGCAGTCTTGAGGTCGCGACCGAGCCTTACCATCCCGCGTACTTCCTGATTAACGGACGCTCGATGCCTGACGACATGGACGCCAACTATGCGACTCAGTATCCGCACCAGCCCTACAACGGGGATCCTCACATGCATGCGGGCGAGCTGGCGCTGATACGCGTCATCGGCCAGGGCCGGTGGCAACATCCGTTCCATGAGCACGCTAACCATGTTCGCACTCTGGCGCGCGACGGAAACCTGATTCTCAGCGCGACCAATGCTAATGATCTGGCCGGACCGGTGCTGTTCACCACCTCGACAGTTCCGGGCCAGGCGACCGATGGGATTTTCTACTTCACAGGCAGGGGCCTGAACTGGGATATGTACGGTCACAATCCCGCTTCTAGTGACGCAAACGCCACGCTTCCCTGTTATCCGGATGCCAACGGGTACAACACCGGCTTCAATACCTCCGGCGTCCTTACCCATCCGGAGGTACGGTCTGCGATCAACTATTACGAGTGGTGCCAGGACCACAACAAAGCACTCGAAGTTGCCCCGTTCGGCGATCTGCCCAGCGGCGGCCCTGCCACTCTGCCCGATCCGAATATCTTGACCAACGGTCCCTGGTACAGCGGCAGTCCCTATCTGGGTCCGGATGCGACCGCGCGCGCGACTTTCGGAACATGCACTGGTACGGGCACTAGTACACAGTGCGGCACCACCGGTACGACTCCGCCTTCGGGCACGATCGCGAACTCGCCCTCCACCGAGGCCGGCTTTGCGTATATGTGGCACTCGCACAACGAGCGCGAAATCACCACCAACAACATTTTCCCTGGCGGCATGCTGATGATGCTGCTGGTTGATTCCCGGGAATTTGTCATCGACGAGACGTTTTAGGTGAGGAGAAGAGCAATGCGATTGAACGATTTCAAAATCAGCCTGAAGGCAGCGGTACTCGCAGTAGCAATTCTCCTCCTTGGAGCGGGCGTGTCCGCCGCCCAGCAGCAGGTCAACCTGACTGCGGGGCCGACGACCACCACTCTGCCCGATGGCTCCACGGTGCCGATGTGGGGCTACAGCTGCGGCGCGGTCGTGGCTGGCTCCACTGCCACTTGCGCCGCGCTGAATCCGGTGGCCGCCGGGACTTGGTCGCCCGTCGTGATTACAGTTCCGACGGGACAAGGCCTGACGATCAACCTGACGAATAGCCTCACGTTTGGCGCGAATACCGTGCCCACCTCGCTGGTGGTCGTGGGCCAGTTGGGGGGCGGTCTGGGAGCAGCGGCGACATCCACGCCGAGTCCAGACCACTCTAACGCCCAGCTAACCACGTGGCCGATCGCGGACCCCACCACGAAGGGAACGCCGCCGATCCAGGGGAATCGGGTGCAGTCGTTCTCCACGGAAGTGGCGGGCGGAGCAACCACGCCACTGACTTGGACAGCGGCCAACCTCCGGCCGGGCACGTACCTGATGGAGTCGGGCACGCACCCGTCCATCCAAGGTCCGATGGGCCTTTACGGAATGCTGGTGGTGACCACCGCGCCCACGGCGACGGCCGGGACCGAAAGTGCAGCTGGCACCGCCTATCCCGGCGTGAGCTACGATGCGGAAGTTCCGCTGCTGCTCAGTGAAATCGACCCGGTCCAAAACAACGCTGTCAGCACCGCGGTCAACACTACGGGTTTCAGCGAGACCATGGTGTGGTCAGGACTGGCAGGCGGCTGCGGCAATCCCAGCTCGCCGACCTATCACCAATGCTATCCGCCGGCGGTGAACTACACGCCGCTGTACTACCTGTTTAACGGAGTGGCGTTCAACAAGACCAGCGCCTCGACCTCGGTGTTCGCGGCATCGCCGGCGGCGACAGCCCCGGCTACCGCACCGGGATCGGTCCTGGTGCGCCTGGTAAATGCCGGCTTGCGCATGCACGTTCCCTCGATCGTGGGATCGCAAACCGGGACGCCAGCGGTGGGAGGATTCTCGCTGATCGCGGAAGACGGCAACCCGGCACCGGGTCTTCCCAAAGTGCAGAGCGAAGTATTTATGGCTGCGGGCAAGACCTACGATGTGATGATTAATGTGCCTGCCGCCGGCGGGACGGCGCTTCCGATATTCGACCGCCAGTTGAGCCTTTCAGGCAACGCCATCGGGCGTGACGCCGGGATGCTGGCTTACATTGGCGTCAATGGCGCTGGACTCCCAAGCTCCGGGGCACTCGCGCCTGCAGTAGCCCGCGCGGATACGTACAACTCGTTGACTCCCTGCGCCGCGCTTCCGTGCCCGGCGTTCGCCGTGTCGGATCCGGGCAAGGGTGTGATCGCGAACGATACTAATGTCTACGGTGTAAGCGTCTTGACAGCGCCGACCAACGGCACGCTGACTCTCAATGCCAACGGCACCTTTACTTATGTTCCCAGCGCCACCGGCACCGCTCCGGATTCGTTCGTTTACCAGGCGAACGGCAACCCGGCGATCACCGCTACGGTGACCCTGGGTGCGGCAACGGTGGAAGGGGCCGGCGGCATCGTGATGGGCAATATCACCTACACATCGGAGGTGGCCACGTCGTTGAGCATCAAGTCCCCCGGCGTCCTGTCGGTTGACAAAGACAACGCGGGCTATCCGCTTACGGTTAACACGGCGAGCGTGGGAAATTACGGTGGACCAGGCACGTTAACGCTTGCAATGGATAAGAGTGGCGCGTTCAACGCGTCGGTTACCGCGCCGGGTACCTACAGTTTTACCTACAAGGCGCAAAACTCCCAAGGGACGGTCAGTGCTTCGTCCGCGACCGTGACGCTGATCTTCCCGCAGCCGACCGGTCTGCAAGTAACGCTGATGGACGGCCAGACACATACTACTCTTCCCCAAGACTATCGCTGGATCATTGAGGAAGATCGCACCTTCTATATCGACCCCAATACCACAACCAACACCGGCGGCATCGTGCCAACCTTCGGGACCAATTTCCACACCAGCTACATGCCGGTGGTGGCGACGGGCTGCGTGGGCACGCTGGCCTGCGAATCGGGTCAGACCGTCCTCGGTCAACCGGCGGTTTGCGACGTTGGTGATGGCGTTTGCCGGACCGGCGCCTCACAACAGACGCCCCTGGATCCCAGCCAGGTCCATCTGGACCCGACTAAACGCTACTACATCTCGGTCCTGCCGGGCGACGGCGCCGACGCTCTCGACCCCGCCTCCGTCGGGGTAGGGCACGGCATGGGCGGCGCTCCGATCGCCGCCGGCCAGACAGCCGTCACGGTAATCTCGGAGCCCACTCCGCTCCAACCTGCGAAGCTCTCGGTGTTTGTGTTCGAAGACGACTTTCCGCTCAACGGCGAGCAGGATGCCGGCGGCGGAATCGACATTCTGGCGACCAACGAGCCCGGTCTGGGGAGTTTCCAAATCACCCTCTTTGACGATGCTGGCGGCACCGGCGATGCGACCGGTCAGCCGACCTACGACATGTTCAACATGCCGTTGTCGAACGCTTTGGCGGGCACGATTGATCCAGCCACCGGGAAGGATGCTTGCCCGGTTTCGAAGGATGCGTCGGTTGGTATAGATACGGGAACCGGCCAGCCTGGCGCTCCGAGTCCGACTGGGATCACGGGCATGATCGTTACCTGCCCGAGATACGAAGCGGATGGCGTAACTCTGTCGCCGCTGGCGGGCCAGGCGGTCGTTGCTAACCTGTACCCCGGCAGATATGGTGTCGTGGCGACGCCGGCTGCCGACCGGATTGCCCGAGGTGAAGAGTGGCTGCAGACCAACACCTTGGACGGCCAGAAGGCCCACGATTCGTTCCTCCGGGTCGGCGAGCCGAGCTTCTTCCAGGAGTTCGGGCCGGCGGGATACCACGTTTCCATCGGCTTTGCCAACCCGAAAATCATCAATGACCGCCTGCCGGGAATTTGCAACGGTTCCGACCCCAACCTCACGGGCACTAACTGTCACAACAGCGTGACGGGCAAGGTCACGACCACGCGCATGAGCCGGACACCGGATGAGAGACTCTATAGCAGCGGTTCGCGCGACAGCTTCTCCTTCACCCAGTGCTATGTCAGCTTGGGAGACCCGGACGGTGAGGACTTTGCCTTCACCAAGTGCGACGCCGATGGGAATTTCAGCTTCTCGGGTCTTCCCGATGGTAATTGGAGAATAACCCTCTTTGATCAGTGGAACGATCAACTGGTGGACGGACTCTCGGTGCCGGTGGCGCTGTCCGGCGGAACTACCGTCAACATGGGAGACGTTCCGGTTCAGCAGTGGCAGGCGAACA is a genomic window of Terriglobia bacterium containing:
- a CDS encoding multicopper oxidase domain-containing protein, with product MAIRKLSPILVAALLLCIVTATASAQSFRVQCPTSTITHPVAANNNSEPAYVGPTYTGTNGYPSAPAHVNGAIRCQQIGGGDGFATMGDGTQTYMFSFGPLSGLADMAAGKPGTEFPNVFNTVFPGSLQPGDPATTVDANGLGTFTYNGAVGLTPDVDANNGSGTAGAPLDGHVDPRPIEDIGVMNGNIPAPLMAIDEDDEFFLTLTNVGMIMRPDLFEQHTVHFHGYPNASSFYDGVPDASVAINIGGSFTYYYLAPDAGTYFWHCHITPPEHLQMGMVGQIYVRPRQNRVPVGQGLYAGLQQQQLDLRTACNPNTDILCTNPLPASNSVNQSIDPLTGQPYKYAYNDGDGSTRYDVEYPIQIHGFDPNFHFVGMTFNPEGFADMKDKYFLLNGRSYPDTIAPSPMFEADSTKRMQAPATDGVNHFSQPLSALVNIPAGGRALLRLSDLDVQEHQTLASLGIPMTVIAINAKLLRDQAGNNLYYNTNSITLGGGESLDVILDASDTSKYPSGSVFYLYTPNLDHLSNDAENFGGLMTEVHIN
- a CDS encoding multicopper oxidase family protein, encoding MNMKKTNSMTRLLLAPMVALLLTATAAYAAAPGITGGAGATATFNLTAQPAYLSQPDGAAVYSWGYGCNGAPSGYAPAAITGAFCNPMQVPGPTLIVTEGQTVTVRLTNSLPAAAGNTSILFPGFVLQAFTDGVAGLLTQEAAPGQTVTYRFTASSPGTRAYYSGTQGDLQVEMGLYGAIIVLPASVPSECTSGLRAANLAVEALWHEADYRLAPAAYDHPKSCYDREYMFQFSEMDPRIHRQAEEQVLAKVGCTAGAPGCSLEVATEPYHPAYFLINGRSMPDDMDANYATQYPHQPYNGDPHMHAGELALIRVIGQGRWQHPFHEHANHVRTLARDGNLILSATNANDLAGPVLFTTSTVPGQATDGIFYFTGRGLNWDMYGHNPASSDANATLPCYPDANGYNTGFNTSGVLTHPEVRSAINYYEWCQDHNKALEVAPFGDLPSGGPATLPDPNILTNGPWYSGSPYLGPDATARATFGTCTGTGTSTQCGTTGTTPPSGTIANSPSTEAGFAYMWHSHNEREITTNNIFPGGMLMMLLVDSREFVIDETF